AAATCTTCCACAGAACTGGTCAGATCTGTCAGATCAATGACTTCAGAAGTCTTTTCATTGATTTGGAATGAGTTTTCAGAGTCCGTAGCACTTGCACTGTCTATTTTATCATATATATCTAAACCTTTATTAATATTCCTGGCACTTATTGTTGTGGAAGTCTCTACGAGACTTGGACTACGAGTTGTCTCTTCCATTGACTGTTCGgtcaacatttttaatatttgctgtATTATTGTCTTTCGTATTACATTCCTGTTAGAAAAGTTATTGTTTTCGTGGGCGGAGTCAATTAATTCTGCCCTATTTATATCACTCTTATCTGTTATTTCAAAACAATGCTTACTGTTATTCTTTAATACAATATCTAAACAATTTTGTGCACGATTTAAGTTCTTTAGATCTTTCTGAAAATCATGTTTACACAGCTTCTTGCAAAGATTAAAATTTCCCAGATCAGATTTGTTAAACGAAGAGTCAgttcttatattattttctttagtaACACAGgaacaattttctaaattaaatctaaaattttgTTGAGTGGCCATATCATCGCATACTTTTTCGTTATTGCAGTCGTAATCTAAATTGTGTAACTGGCGATGAGTTACTAAATTAACAGGAGCTATAGCATTACATGttctttttaattgattatttatttttttatagtctgCGTTTGAAGTTGTATTCAATTCAGTAGTATTAATATCCAATAAAATGTTgcagttttcttttatttgagttttaaatacatttttataaattgtactaATATCGGTTTGGAAAACTCCATTCGTAGGAAATCTTTTGCTGACTGTAGGTGATATTACCAgtgtttttgcaaatattttttccgTATCTTTCATGTCTTCTTCTTTTTCAATTTTCccttctaaaatatttatctcaCGACTACTTTggctagatttttttaataaggtcTCAGTTATTTCCACCATTTTGGAGAATTCTTTCTTTACTTCCTCTAATCTCTCtttattatttacgtaattgttgttttgTATATACGCTGGCCCTGATGTCTCACAGTTTTCGAAGAACGaatttctattttctttaatCACAGGCTTTGATATTTGTTTTTCATCATTCCATACTTTGAAAATTCCATTGTCTTTTAAAGCTAATGGATCAGATCTCAAGGTTCGAAGTGGCGAAGCCCGATGTTTATTATATGTTTGTTGTTGGGACAGTACAGTAGTTTGCAGACCAGATTTTTGAattgtattcaatatttttggGTTCTTTTGTGTACAGCAGTTACATATTTCATATACTCTTTTGAAGCTAGGCGTTGGTCTTTTCAGGACTGACTGGTTTGATAtgcttttgtaatttaaatttaccaGTGTGTTTTTCACTGACTTTTTATAAGTTTCCTCGGAATATATTATCGAACCGACTACTCGACACGCATATGAATATTCGTTCTCATACCAGCAGATCAGTTTGAAGAAATTTGGGTTTAATTGTAAACTTGAATTAATGTCTAAAATGCATGAGTTTTCTTCGCCCATAAAATCGGAAGACACCTGTTGGTCTTtcgatgtttttattatattcttcaTAGTTGATTTACTTTCCGCTTCtacacattttattatatcttgTATGGTCGTATTTTTTGTTAacctaaaaaatgtttattacattatcaacccatatttcgcTTCACTGTTGAACCCgaatctcctctaagaatgaaagggttggccttagtccaccacccaggtctgtctgtctgtccatctgACTTCTACCACAGACTTCCCGGAATAGATTGACTCACCTTACAGTGATATCTAAGACTGATACATTGACGATGGGAACTCTGAACGCCAGCCCCGCTAACTTGTCCTTCACTGAGGGTATTATTATCTGCAAGGCCTTGCAAGCACTCGTGGCTGCTGGGATTATGTTCTGGTGAATGCTTCTGTGGTCGCGCCAGTGCTGTAAGAATACATGGTAACGCTAAATTAACAAGATATCtaatggcgtgcacaaggtttttaactagggtaggcactatacgcaaaaaatatttatttattatgtatttatgcatctatgaagtgcacgccactgaagaT
This window of the Bicyclus anynana chromosome 19, ilBicAnyn1.1, whole genome shotgun sequence genome carries:
- the LOC112045328 gene encoding uncharacterized protein LOC112045328, encoding MIFFLLLRMVARVGINGFGRIGRVIFRTCMQSKELEVIAINDPAIDVEYICYLIKFDSTHGKFKSAVTFSADEISIDDKTIKVFSEKFPSKIPWHSVNVQYVVEASGMFTSLEKASCHLTSQSIKRVLVTAPTLDIPMLILGVNEEQINAEHKVISCASSTLYCLAPIVKILEDNYGVSEGFITSIHAMTPSLKPLDGLCIKGKHWRDHRSIHQNIIPAATSACKALQIIIPSVKDKLAGLAFRVPIVNVSVLDITVRLTKNTTIQDIIKCVEAESKSTMKNIIKTSKDQQVSSDFMGEENSCILDINSSLQLNPNFFKLICWYENEYSYACRVVGSIIYSEETYKKSVKNTLVNLNYKSISNQSVLKRPTPSFKRVYEICNCCTQKNPKILNTIQKSGLQTTVLSQQQTYNKHRASPLRTLRSDPLALKDNGIFKVWNDEKQISKPVIKENRNSFFENCETSGPAYIQNNNYVNNKERLEEVKKEFSKMVEITETLLKKSSQSSREINILEGKIEKEEDMKDTEKIFAKTLVISPTVSKRFPTNGVFQTDISTIYKNVFKTQIKENCNILLDINTTELNTTSNADYKKINNQLKRTCNAIAPVNLVTHRQLHNLDYDCNNEKVCDDMATQQNFRFNLENCSCVTKENNIRTDSSFNKSDLGNFNLCKKLCKHDFQKDLKNLNRAQNCLDIVLKNNSKHCFEITDKSDINRAELIDSAHENNNFSNRNVIRKTIIQQILKMLTEQSMEETTRSPSLVETSTTISARNINKGLDIYDKIDSASATDSENSFQINEKTSEVIDLTDLTSSVEDLERLDKICRIIEISDEMSDKLFSALNNKNNNTRQTKWSFKDLCERLKLDDFCNNVFGRPNCYSE